From a region of the Listeria monocytogenes ATCC 19117 genome:
- a CDS encoding DUF3139 domain-containing protein yields the protein MKKYKKWWITIGLVLIICIIGYIYWFAIPKHTANEAVDDYLAAQKINSTQVKTRDIQKDWTRGGYYVTIVFKDDPNLVYEYNYNSKRNTPYHINLLVFKDGSSQEDDQVKHPPLQEQKD from the coding sequence ATGAAAAAGTATAAAAAGTGGTGGATAACGATTGGATTAGTGTTAATTATTTGCATTATCGGATATATTTATTGGTTTGCAATCCCTAAACATACAGCAAATGAAGCAGTAGATGATTACTTAGCAGCGCAAAAGATAAATTCAACGCAAGTTAAAACGAGGGATATTCAAAAAGATTGGACTAGAGGAGGATACTATGTCACGATAGTGTTTAAGGATGACCCTAATTTAGTGTATGAATACAACTACAATAGTAAAAGGAATACGCCTTACCATATTAATCTACTTGTTTTTAAAGATGGCTCGAGTCAAGAAGATGACCAAGTGAAGCATCCACCACTACAAGAGCAAAAGGATTAA